The following coding sequences lie in one Streptomyces sp. NBC_00510 genomic window:
- a CDS encoding carbohydrate ABC transporter permease, which yields MSTTADLPATGADQGATAAPARAAVRRRTGRGERSRGASVLIHGVLITASLIAAFPVLWIAWVSFGPDKTDFLHPADIAGKFSFENYTKVLGDTNFLQWFLNSMIVALGTCVLGVFIAASSGYAVSRMRFPGHRQLMWIFLVTQMFPVAILMVPLYNILADLGLLDTYWALILVYCTTAVPYCAWLLKGYFDTIPQEIDEAGRVDGLTPFGTFYRLVLPLARPGLAVAAFYTFLTAWGEVAYASVFMLGDDKYTLAVGLTTFISEHDNQWDLMAATSVLIAVPASAFFYVVQRHLVTGLTAGAAKS from the coding sequence ATGAGCACCACCGCAGACCTCCCCGCCACGGGGGCCGACCAGGGCGCGACCGCCGCCCCCGCCCGCGCGGCCGTACGCCGGCGCACCGGCCGCGGCGAGCGCAGCCGGGGCGCGTCCGTGCTGATCCACGGCGTGCTGATCACCGCGAGCCTCATCGCGGCCTTCCCCGTGCTGTGGATCGCCTGGGTCTCCTTCGGCCCCGACAAGACCGACTTCCTGCACCCGGCCGACATCGCCGGCAAGTTCAGCTTCGAGAACTACACCAAGGTCCTCGGCGACACGAACTTCCTGCAGTGGTTCCTGAACTCCATGATCGTCGCCCTCGGCACCTGCGTGCTGGGCGTGTTCATCGCCGCCAGTTCCGGCTACGCGGTCTCCCGGATGCGCTTCCCCGGCCACCGGCAGCTGATGTGGATCTTCCTGGTGACCCAGATGTTCCCGGTCGCCATCCTCATGGTGCCGCTGTACAACATCCTGGCCGACCTGGGTCTGCTGGACACGTACTGGGCGCTGATCCTGGTCTACTGCACCACCGCCGTGCCGTACTGCGCGTGGCTGCTCAAGGGCTACTTCGACACCATCCCGCAGGAGATCGACGAAGCCGGACGGGTCGACGGCCTCACCCCGTTCGGCACCTTCTACCGGCTGGTCCTGCCCCTGGCCCGTCCGGGTCTGGCGGTGGCGGCCTTCTACACCTTCCTCACGGCGTGGGGAGAGGTCGCCTACGCCTCGGTCTTCATGCTCGGCGACGACAAGTACACCCTCGCCGTCGGACTGACCACCTTCATCAGCGAGCACGACAACCAGTGGGATCTGATGGCCGCCACGTCCGTGCTCATCGCCGTCCCCGCGTCGGCCTTCTTCTACGTCGTCCAGCGGCACCTGGTCACCGGCCTCACCGCCGGCGCGGCCAAGTCCTGA
- a CDS encoding sugar ABC transporter permease, with product MTVAVQGGTRKTKRGEAPRRGPLSRIRQSYNRNWYAWAMVAPVVAVIGLLVLYPLVRGIYLSLTDANSQNVGRTIGVNHIPDSFSWVGFKNYTEILSGADHQFWPHFTWTIIWTAVCVTLHYGLGLGLAMLLNRKIRGRTFYRLVLILPWAVPTFVTVFSWRLILADDGGILNTVLHSLHLPTPAWLSDPFWQKTAAIMVNTWVGVPFMMVSLLGGLQSIPSELYEAAEMDGATPWQRFRFVTLPGLRSVSSTVILLGIIWTFNQFVVIFLLFGASAGQDAQILVTWAYRLGFGQDPRDYAGSAAYGVIILSMLIVFASVYRRWLARSENAAA from the coding sequence ATGACCGTCGCCGTCCAGGGCGGGACCCGGAAGACCAAGCGTGGCGAGGCGCCGCGCCGCGGTCCGCTCAGCCGCATCCGGCAGTCGTACAACCGCAACTGGTATGCCTGGGCCATGGTGGCGCCGGTGGTCGCCGTCATCGGCCTGCTGGTGCTCTACCCCCTGGTCCGCGGCATCTACCTGTCGCTGACCGACGCCAACAGCCAGAACGTCGGCCGGACGATCGGCGTCAACCACATCCCGGACTCCTTCTCCTGGGTGGGCTTCAAGAACTACACGGAGATCCTCTCCGGGGCGGACCACCAGTTCTGGCCGCACTTCACCTGGACCATCATCTGGACGGCCGTCTGCGTCACCCTGCACTACGGCCTCGGCCTCGGCCTCGCCATGCTGCTGAACCGCAAGATCCGCGGCCGCACCTTCTACCGGCTGGTGCTGATCCTGCCCTGGGCCGTGCCCACCTTCGTCACCGTCTTCTCGTGGCGGCTGATCCTCGCCGACGACGGCGGGATCCTGAACACGGTCCTGCACTCGCTGCACCTGCCGACGCCCGCCTGGCTGAGCGACCCCTTCTGGCAGAAGACCGCGGCGATCATGGTCAACACCTGGGTCGGCGTCCCCTTCATGATGGTCTCGCTCCTCGGCGGCCTGCAGTCGATCCCCTCCGAGCTGTACGAAGCGGCCGAGATGGACGGCGCCACCCCCTGGCAGCGGTTCCGCTTCGTGACGCTCCCGGGCCTGCGCTCGGTGAGCAGCACGGTGATCCTGCTCGGCATCATCTGGACCTTCAACCAGTTCGTCGTCATCTTCCTGCTGTTCGGCGCGAGCGCGGGACAGGACGCCCAGATCCTGGTGACCTGGGCCTACCGGCTCGGCTTCGGACAGGACCCGCGTGACTACGCCGGGTCCGCCGCCTACGGCGTGATCATCCTGTCCATGCTCATCGTCTTCGCCTCCGTGTACCGGCGCTGGCTCGCCCGCTCCGAGAACGCGGCCGCCTGA
- a CDS encoding LacI family transcriptional regulator, which produces MNTTARLADIAAQAGVSEATASRVLNGKAGVAPATRQKVLAALDVLGYERPVRLRQRSAGQIGLITPELNNPIFPAFAQVIEQNLTGYGYTAVLCTQHPGGSTEDELVEALVERGVRGIVFLSGLHADVTADPERYARLLGQGVPYVLVNGFNPAIAGPYISPDERASARIAVQHLVELGHQRIGLAVGPNRFVPVHRKVEGFVESLGSLLGLGEEQAAEYVQHTLFSVEGGHAAAGALLDKGCTGIVCGSDLMALGAVRAVRERGLTVPGDVSVVGYDDSPLIAFTDPPLTTVRQPVEAMGAAAVNALLEEIGGNPVQRAEFVFQTELVVRGSTGQAPGAGRRS; this is translated from the coding sequence GTGAACACCACCGCTCGACTTGCCGACATCGCGGCCCAGGCGGGGGTCAGCGAGGCCACCGCCAGCCGCGTGCTGAACGGGAAGGCGGGGGTCGCCCCCGCCACCCGGCAGAAGGTGCTGGCCGCACTGGACGTGCTCGGCTACGAGCGTCCGGTGCGGCTGCGCCAGCGCAGCGCCGGCCAGATCGGGCTGATCACCCCCGAGCTCAACAACCCGATCTTCCCCGCCTTCGCCCAGGTCATCGAGCAGAACCTGACCGGCTACGGCTACACCGCGGTGCTGTGCACCCAGCACCCCGGCGGCTCCACCGAGGACGAACTGGTGGAGGCGCTCGTGGAGCGCGGGGTGCGCGGCATCGTCTTCCTGTCCGGGCTGCACGCGGACGTCACCGCCGACCCCGAGCGCTACGCCCGCCTGCTCGGCCAGGGCGTGCCCTACGTGCTGGTCAACGGCTTCAACCCGGCGATCGCCGGGCCGTACATCTCGCCGGACGAGCGCGCCTCGGCGCGCATCGCCGTCCAGCACCTGGTGGAGCTCGGGCACCAGCGGATCGGCCTGGCCGTCGGGCCCAACCGCTTCGTGCCCGTGCACCGCAAGGTCGAGGGCTTCGTGGAGTCGCTGGGCAGCCTGCTCGGGCTCGGCGAGGAGCAGGCCGCGGAGTACGTCCAGCACACCCTCTTCTCCGTGGAGGGCGGCCACGCGGCCGCCGGGGCGCTGCTGGACAAGGGCTGCACGGGCATCGTCTGCGGCAGCGACCTGATGGCGCTCGGCGCGGTGCGCGCGGTGCGGGAACGGGGGCTGACCGTCCCCGGGGACGTGTCGGTCGTCGGCTACGACGACTCGCCGCTGATCGCCTTCACCGACCCGCCGCTGACCACGGTCCGCCAGCCGGTCGAGGCGATGGGCGCGGCCGCGGTGAACGCGTTGCTGGAGGAGATCGGCGGCAACCCGGTGCAGCGTGCGGAGTTCGTCTTCCAGACGGAGCTGGTCGTCCGCGGCTCCACGGGTCAGGCGCCCGGCGCCGGCCGGCGTTCCTGA
- a CDS encoding glycoside hydrolase family 13 protein, protein MTQYLADSTRHPHSCDQPVATTDWWRDAVIYQVYPRSFADGNGDGMGDIPGVRERLPYLRDLGVDAVWLSPFYASPQADAGYDVADYRAIDPMFGTLHDADGLIRDAHRLGLRIIVDLVPNHSSDQHEWFKQALREGPGSPLRARYHFRPGKGENGELPPNDWESIFGGPAWTRAADGEWFLHLFAPEQPDFNWEHPAVQDEFRSILRFWLDMGVDGFRIDVAHGLVKADGLPDIGAHEQLKLLGNDVLPFFDQDGVHEVYRSWRRILDEYDGERIAVAEAWTPTVERTANYVRADELHQAFNFQYLGTKWDAVELREVIDRSLDAMRPVAAPTTWVLSNHDVVRHATRLSPDGKGYDLRRARAASLLMLALPGSAYVYQGEELGLPEVTDLPDEARQDPAFFRAAGQDGFRDGCRVPIPWTAEGPSHGFGSGGSWLPQPEEWAGLSVAAQTGDPDSTLELYRSALRLRRERDGLGAGESVQWQDAPQGVLSFRRPGFACTVNTTGAPVTLPAPGRVLLASSPVEVTADGVVLPADTTVWWAV, encoded by the coding sequence ATGACCCAGTACCTGGCGGACTCCACCCGTCACCCCCACTCCTGCGACCAGCCCGTGGCCACCACGGACTGGTGGAGAGACGCGGTCATCTACCAGGTCTACCCCCGCAGCTTCGCCGACGGGAACGGCGACGGCATGGGCGACATCCCCGGCGTCCGCGAGCGGCTCCCGTACCTGCGCGACCTCGGCGTCGACGCCGTCTGGCTGAGCCCCTTCTACGCCTCCCCGCAGGCCGACGCCGGTTACGACGTCGCCGACTACCGGGCCATCGACCCGATGTTCGGCACCCTCCACGACGCCGACGGCCTGATCCGCGACGCCCACCGGCTGGGTCTGCGGATCATCGTCGACCTGGTCCCCAACCACTCCTCCGACCAGCACGAGTGGTTCAAGCAGGCGCTGCGCGAGGGTCCCGGCTCGCCGCTGCGGGCGCGCTACCACTTCCGTCCCGGCAAGGGCGAGAACGGCGAACTGCCCCCCAACGACTGGGAGTCCATCTTCGGCGGGCCGGCCTGGACCCGTGCCGCCGACGGCGAGTGGTTCCTGCACCTGTTCGCGCCCGAGCAGCCCGACTTCAACTGGGAGCACCCGGCCGTCCAGGACGAGTTCCGCTCGATCCTGCGCTTCTGGCTCGACATGGGCGTCGACGGCTTCCGCATCGACGTCGCCCACGGCCTGGTCAAGGCCGACGGCCTGCCCGACATCGGCGCCCACGAGCAGCTCAAGCTCCTTGGCAACGATGTCCTGCCCTTCTTCGACCAGGACGGCGTCCACGAGGTCTACCGCTCGTGGCGGCGCATCCTCGACGAGTACGACGGCGAGCGCATCGCCGTCGCCGAGGCCTGGACCCCCACCGTCGAGCGCACCGCCAACTACGTCCGCGCCGACGAACTGCACCAGGCCTTCAACTTCCAGTACCTCGGCACGAAGTGGGACGCCGTCGAGCTGCGCGAGGTCATCGACCGCTCGCTCGACGCCATGCGCCCGGTCGCCGCGCCCACCACCTGGGTCCTGTCCAACCACGACGTGGTCCGCCACGCCACCCGGCTGTCCCCCGACGGGAAGGGCTACGACCTGCGCCGCGCCCGCGCCGCCTCCCTGCTGATGCTGGCCCTGCCCGGCTCCGCGTACGTCTACCAGGGCGAGGAACTGGGCCTGCCCGAGGTCACCGACCTGCCCGACGAGGCCCGTCAGGACCCGGCGTTCTTCCGCGCCGCCGGCCAGGACGGCTTCCGCGACGGCTGCCGGGTGCCGATCCCGTGGACCGCCGAGGGCCCCAGCCACGGCTTCGGCAGCGGCGGCAGCTGGCTGCCGCAGCCCGAGGAGTGGGCGGGGCTCAGCGTCGCCGCACAGACCGGCGACCCGGACTCCACCCTGGAGCTGTACCGCTCCGCGCTGCGGCTGCGCCGCGAGCGGGACGGCCTCGGCGCGGGCGAGTCGGTCCAGTGGCAGGACGCCCCGCAGGGCGTGCTGTCCTTCCGCCGGCCCGGCTTCGCGTGCACCGTCAACACCACCGGAGCTCCGGTGACGCTGCCCGCGCCGGGCCGGGTGCTGCTGGCCAGTTCCCCCGTGGAGGTCACGGCGGACGGGGTCGTCCTCCCGGCCGACACGACCGTCTGGTGGGCCGTTTGA